The proteins below are encoded in one region of Paenisporosarcina cavernae:
- a CDS encoding CPBP family intramembrane glutamic endopeptidase produces MVQNVQWKMWMLVIPLAFVLLFFVFSTSEIFWYMYTFAMLLLMAISYLNSSFKDEVQTWEFLVFGIGYGTLTYGIIAAGYYLLSFVTPAVPTSVETFLESYGPTTVWHYLLLMLIIAPGEELFWRGYVQQKLKEMMSPFLAVTVSSILFGLSMAFSGFWLGVLAAIFSGFFWGLLYEWKKSMPLLIIAHITMTILLFLVLPLHT; encoded by the coding sequence ATGGTTCAAAACGTTCAATGGAAAATGTGGATGCTCGTCATTCCACTAGCATTCGTATTGTTGTTTTTTGTTTTTTCAACAAGCGAGATATTTTGGTACATGTATACATTTGCAATGTTATTATTAATGGCCATTTCGTATTTAAATAGTTCTTTTAAAGATGAAGTGCAAACTTGGGAGTTTCTCGTATTTGGAATTGGATATGGTACACTAACATACGGAATCATTGCAGCTGGGTATTACCTTCTTTCTTTTGTAACCCCTGCGGTTCCAACATCCGTTGAGACGTTTCTCGAAAGTTATGGTCCAACAACCGTTTGGCATTACTTGTTACTGATGCTCATTATCGCTCCGGGTGAGGAACTTTTTTGGAGAGGGTACGTTCAGCAAAAGTTAAAAGAAATGATGAGTCCTTTTTTAGCAGTAACAGTCTCATCTATCTTGTTTGGTCTATCAATGGCATTTAGTGGATTTTGGTTAGGGGTTCTTGCTGCCATTTTCTCCGGTTTCTTTTGGGGACTCTTGTATGAGTGGAAAAAAAGTATGCCTCTACTTATTATTGCCCATATCACAATGACCATCTTACTATTTCTAGTTTTACCGCTTCATACGTGA
- a CDS encoding DUF58 domain-containing protein, which produces MWKRETTGLQATSVVFTISTVFGILFLLFGKTWVASLLVLIAFITYAQKKYFEQVGSKLLLHNLPERSYLVAGSESAWKLTFQNNGLPIWNGTIRLTFSDVVSPLTNNGTKPSGKEYEIVVPFSIGTKKEVVVTIPLKGEKRGITRIQKLEIAIPHLFGEGMVYLHFEPFISKQQMVFPSIKPLHTKRFPTPKKPGEYDFQPSLYVDLFSPVGTREYAAGDQLNHIHWNATARTGSLQTKVFNQVANESVLLVVNVADSYSIVPYLEALLEEAASYIEHYFQTAIPFSLAINVRAYGSSPYVYLPIGTGEIHRRRALELLAVLSQNDVTIPFSQMLRHLDGHNRQAHFIQVFGTKSSDTLFDKWKKSSRVEFVLVDEGVKIR; this is translated from the coding sequence ATGTGGAAGCGAGAGACGACAGGTTTACAAGCTACTTCGGTAGTATTCACCATTAGTACTGTCTTTGGAATACTGTTCTTGCTATTTGGTAAAACATGGGTTGCATCCTTATTAGTGCTAATTGCATTCATTACATATGCGCAAAAAAAATATTTTGAACAAGTTGGATCGAAACTTCTTTTGCATAATTTGCCCGAACGATCTTATTTAGTGGCGGGTTCTGAATCTGCTTGGAAACTAACCTTTCAGAACAATGGGTTACCTATTTGGAATGGAACGATCCGGTTAACCTTTTCCGATGTTGTTTCTCCATTAACTAACAACGGTACAAAACCATCGGGGAAAGAGTATGAAATCGTTGTGCCATTTTCCATTGGGACAAAAAAGGAAGTAGTAGTGACTATTCCTTTAAAAGGGGAGAAACGCGGTATTACTCGCATCCAAAAGCTTGAAATTGCGATTCCTCATCTATTTGGAGAGGGCATGGTGTACTTACATTTTGAACCTTTTATTTCGAAGCAACAAATGGTCTTTCCGTCGATTAAGCCATTACATACAAAACGATTCCCAACTCCAAAAAAACCTGGCGAGTACGATTTTCAGCCATCCCTGTATGTTGATTTGTTTTCACCAGTAGGAACAAGAGAGTATGCAGCAGGTGATCAATTAAATCATATTCATTGGAATGCGACGGCGCGAACTGGCAGTTTACAAACAAAAGTATTTAATCAAGTGGCAAATGAATCCGTTCTTCTTGTTGTAAATGTCGCGGATTCCTATTCGATCGTTCCGTATTTGGAGGCACTGTTAGAAGAAGCAGCTTCTTATATTGAACATTATTTTCAAACTGCGATACCATTTTCATTAGCTATTAACGTTCGAGCGTATGGCTCATCACCTTATGTTTACTTGCCAATTGGAACAGGGGAGATTCATCGCCGTCGAGCGCTTGAGTTACTTGCTGTACTTTCTCAAAATGATGTGACCATTCCATTTAGTCAAATGCTTCGCCATTTGGATGGGCACAATCGACAAGCGCATTTTATTCAAGTTTTTGGTACCAAAAGTTCAGATACCCTCTTTGATAAGTGGAAAAAATCATCTAGGGTGGAATTTGTACTTGTTGACGAAGGAGTGAAAATACGATGA
- a CDS encoding MFS transporter: MNSTTTKPKSPWALYLTLPILSWAFYDFANTIFSSNINTVFFPFYTDEVLGTSEVRQQVASTFVSYANAVASFFLVIFSPLFGVWIDTTGYKKRFIVWFASISIFATFMMGVFGGFQTDALLWGVPLSYALVVISFVIAKFFFNSSLVFYDSMMSDLGTREEMPLISGFGVAVGYLGTIVGLLVYLLVSDGDYYRAFIPTAILYLLFSLPLFFINKDQVIPKSERKRRSFFEGYKEIIKTFQDMRSYKSIFTFMVAYFFINDAIATTIAMMAIYATAIVGFTSGQFIILYLVSTISSVIGSFVFGYITKRIGAKNGVTIVAILMIISLTIAVFAFSQGMFWIAGSLVGISLGSMWVTSRTLIIELSPEEKRGQFFGLFAFSGKVSSIIGPTIYGTITFQLQHLGTTASRIALSTMILMTLIGLIIHLRVKSDEKIEGLAD; encoded by the coding sequence ATGAATTCTACTACTACTAAACCGAAAAGCCCATGGGCTCTCTACTTAACATTACCAATTCTTTCTTGGGCATTTTATGACTTTGCTAATACGATTTTTTCGTCCAATATTAATACGGTATTTTTCCCTTTTTATACGGACGAAGTATTAGGGACGAGTGAGGTACGACAACAAGTTGCTAGTACCTTTGTTTCGTATGCAAATGCTGTGGCCAGTTTTTTCTTAGTTATCTTTTCCCCATTGTTCGGGGTATGGATTGATACGACAGGGTATAAAAAACGATTTATTGTTTGGTTCGCTTCTATATCTATTTTCGCGACATTTATGATGGGTGTATTTGGTGGTTTTCAAACAGATGCTCTGTTATGGGGAGTTCCACTATCGTATGCCTTAGTTGTAATCAGTTTTGTTATTGCGAAGTTTTTCTTCAATTCTAGTTTAGTTTTTTATGATTCAATGATGAGTGATTTAGGAACAAGGGAAGAAATGCCACTAATTTCGGGGTTTGGAGTAGCTGTTGGCTACCTTGGAACAATTGTTGGTTTGTTAGTGTATTTATTAGTGAGTGATGGAGACTATTATCGAGCGTTTATTCCTACTGCAATTTTATATTTGTTATTCTCTTTGCCACTTTTCTTTATTAATAAGGATCAAGTCATTCCTAAGAGTGAGCGAAAACGTCGGTCATTCTTTGAGGGATATAAAGAAATTATCAAAACGTTTCAAGATATGCGTTCGTATAAATCTATTTTTACATTCATGGTTGCGTATTTCTTTATCAATGACGCAATAGCAACAACTATTGCGATGATGGCAATTTATGCGACAGCGATTGTCGGCTTTACGTCGGGACAGTTTATCATTCTGTATTTAGTATCGACGATTTCCAGTGTTATAGGCTCGTTTGTCTTCGGTTATATTACGAAACGAATTGGCGCGAAAAATGGTGTTACCATCGTCGCGATTCTGATGATAATTTCCTTGACGATTGCCGTTTTTGCTTTTTCACAGGGCATGTTCTGGATTGCAGGAAGTTTAGTAGGTATTTCGTTAGGTTCCATGTGGGTAACCTCGCGTACACTAATTATTGAACTTTCTCCAGAAGAAAAACGAGGACAATTTTTTGGTTTGTTTGCGTTCTCTGGCAAGGTTTCCTCCATTATTGGACCTACAATCTACGGGACGATTACTTTCCAACTACAACATTTAGGAACGACAGCGAGTCGTATTGCATTGTCGACGATGATTTTAATGACGCTAATTGGATTAATTATTCATTTACGAGTGAAATCGGATGAAAAAATAGAAGGATTAGCCGATTAA
- a CDS encoding chemotaxis protein: MENKQGILLESGTNELELVEFKVGKNAYGINVIKVKEILQPLPLTMIPHSHDHIEGIVQLRGEVLPVVNMANVLGTAFHSPENEQKFIVAEFNGQRVIFHVDQVSKIHRFTWNDIEKPSEMYQGASSQIIGVIKMGAEMLLLLDFEKIIVDINPSTGIQVGDITKLGPRERSSKSILVAEDSPLLRKLIQETLDAAGYSHLTFFENGEDAFSYLESIVNTKSDIAEHVQLVITDIEMPRMDGHTLTRKIKDDARLEKLPVLIFSSLITNDLRHKGEQVGAQEQVSKPEIAELVMKIDQYIL; this comes from the coding sequence GTGGAAAACAAGCAAGGGATATTATTAGAAAGTGGAACAAACGAATTAGAATTAGTGGAGTTTAAAGTTGGGAAGAATGCGTATGGCATCAATGTCATCAAAGTAAAGGAAATTCTTCAACCGCTTCCACTAACGATGATTCCGCATTCCCATGATCATATTGAGGGAATTGTTCAACTCCGTGGAGAAGTTCTACCAGTAGTGAATATGGCAAATGTACTGGGAACGGCTTTTCATTCCCCAGAAAATGAACAAAAGTTCATCGTTGCCGAATTCAATGGTCAGCGAGTTATTTTTCACGTCGATCAAGTGTCAAAAATACATCGATTTACATGGAATGATATTGAGAAACCTTCCGAAATGTATCAGGGAGCTAGCTCTCAAATCATTGGCGTGATAAAAATGGGAGCAGAAATGCTTCTACTGTTAGATTTTGAAAAAATTATTGTGGATATTAATCCGTCTACTGGTATTCAAGTAGGAGATATTACGAAGCTTGGACCAAGAGAACGTTCGTCGAAAAGTATTCTTGTAGCAGAGGATTCACCTTTACTGCGAAAGCTTATTCAAGAAACACTTGATGCAGCAGGATATAGCCATCTTACTTTTTTTGAAAATGGAGAAGATGCTTTTTCTTATTTAGAATCGATTGTGAACACGAAGTCTGATATCGCCGAGCATGTGCAATTAGTCATCACCGATATTGAAATGCCAAGAATGGACGGTCACACCCTTACTCGGAAGATTAAGGATGATGCGAGGCTAGAAAAACTTCCTGTACTCATTTTCTCTAGTCTTATTACGAATGATCTTCGTCATAAAGGAGAACAAGTCGGAGCACAAGAACAAGTATCGAAACCAGAAATTGCTGAGCTTGTGATGAAAATCGATCAGTATATTTTATAA
- the fadH gene encoding 2,4-dienoyl-CoA reductase has translation MLLKDQKIIVTGGSSGMGFYMAKKFVEEGANVVITGRTLEKLEAARKAISHDDSKVGIFQMDVREPDHVKAMVKYTDELFGDIDGLVNNAAGNFIVHAEKLSPNGWKSVIDIVLNGSFYCSHAVGNYWIEKEKEGSILNMLATYAWNAGAGVVHSAAAKAGVMSLTRTLAVEWGTQYGIRVNGIAPGPIERTGGAEKLWESEEAAQRTLKSVPLGRLGRPEEIAELASFMMSSKAAYMNGEIVTLDGGQWLNKFPF, from the coding sequence ATGTTGTTAAAGGATCAAAAAATTATTGTAACTGGTGGATCAAGTGGAATGGGATTTTATATGGCGAAAAAGTTCGTGGAAGAAGGAGCAAATGTCGTCATTACAGGTCGGACACTTGAAAAGCTAGAAGCGGCTAGAAAGGCGATTTCACATGACGATTCCAAAGTAGGAATTTTTCAAATGGATGTTCGTGAGCCAGATCATGTAAAAGCAATGGTGAAATATACGGACGAATTATTTGGAGACATAGATGGTCTCGTTAATAATGCGGCAGGGAATTTTATTGTACATGCTGAAAAATTATCACCTAATGGGTGGAAATCGGTCATTGATATTGTTCTGAATGGTTCGTTCTATTGTTCTCATGCTGTTGGGAACTATTGGATTGAGAAAGAGAAAGAAGGATCTATTTTAAATATGTTAGCTACATATGCATGGAATGCTGGTGCTGGAGTGGTTCATTCAGCTGCGGCTAAAGCTGGAGTGATGTCGTTAACACGTACGTTGGCGGTGGAATGGGGAACGCAGTACGGAATTCGCGTGAACGGAATTGCACCAGGACCAATTGAGCGAACAGGTGGAGCGGAAAAACTTTGGGAATCAGAAGAAGCGGCTCAACGAACGCTTAAGTCTGTGCCATTAGGTCGTTTAGGTCGTCCGGAGGAAATAGCAGAGCTAGCTAGTTTTATGATGTCATCAAAAGCGGCATATATGAATGGGGAAATTGTGACATTAGACGGTGGCCAGTGGTTAAATAAGTTTCCATTTTAA
- a CDS encoding putative bifunctional diguanylate cyclase/phosphodiesterase produces MNYSSTDASDIRDFMHQFATKNPFDMTFILQKSATNEYVVRYFNELAANFSEFTMEESGYASRCFSVDLWTVLKKAIRELPNHQAGLSQKLIVAMEPKLHVFDAKILSIQLDEEEEYIYVSLTDQTHVEAERVSLLETKEKYESILDHNLDPLVSVDESGVILYVNPAVLQSFGYMNHDIEHSTLLDYIDSASKSSFVELMNQSFLGLSVELEECSFLHKNGHYLPVYVKTIPIVVNNLVKGIHVIIRDTSPHVENKEKLFYLSYHDHLTGLWNRRALKEHLREDTRFAELHGEELAVIYIDLDRFKLINDSLGYNAGDDLMKRIADRLNTVAIRNSRVYRHSGDEFVFVVRKADRLLAEQFVKVVLDELNKPFYIEHQEYFISASAGISLFPTDGKEMDVLLKKADQALFYVKDRGRAHFRFFREEMNHSFPNEALMESHLRRAIEMDELYIHYQPQVNLKTGQINSFEALLRWDNKTFGFVPPSQFIPIAEESGLILQLGDWVLEKVCHQLQEWQQKGYHHMRIAVNISPKQFKQETFSFYVESLLAQYQVSPEALEVEITESAMTNMRETLTVLNSLKKIGVVISIDDFGTGYSSLSYLKRYPIDIIKIDQSFIRGIETDEKNAAIAKTIIQLAQNLGMEVIAEGVEKLLQVDILKEANCHKAQGYYFSQPVSMNEVIARYFA; encoded by the coding sequence ATGAATTACTCATCGACAGATGCGTCCGACATACGAGATTTTATGCATCAATTTGCAACGAAGAATCCATTTGACATGACGTTTATCTTACAAAAATCGGCAACAAATGAATATGTCGTTCGATATTTCAACGAACTAGCTGCAAACTTTTCGGAGTTTACGATGGAAGAAAGCGGATACGCATCGCGTTGTTTTTCCGTTGATTTGTGGACCGTTTTAAAAAAAGCGATACGAGAACTGCCGAATCACCAAGCGGGGTTATCTCAAAAACTGATTGTAGCAATGGAACCGAAGCTGCATGTTTTTGACGCGAAAATTTTGTCGATTCAGTTAGACGAGGAAGAGGAATATATTTATGTTTCTTTAACCGATCAGACACACGTAGAAGCAGAGCGAGTGTCACTTCTAGAAACAAAAGAGAAATACGAATCTATTCTCGACCATAATTTAGATCCTCTCGTTTCTGTAGACGAAAGTGGTGTTATATTATATGTGAATCCAGCTGTACTGCAATCATTCGGCTATATGAATCACGATATTGAACACTCTACATTACTTGATTATATAGATAGTGCTTCCAAATCTAGCTTTGTTGAATTAATGAACCAATCTTTCTTGGGGTTATCAGTTGAATTAGAGGAATGTTCTTTTTTACACAAAAATGGGCATTATTTACCCGTGTATGTGAAGACTATTCCGATTGTCGTGAATAATCTAGTAAAAGGAATCCATGTGATTATTCGTGATACTTCTCCACACGTGGAAAATAAGGAAAAACTCTTTTATTTATCGTATCACGATCACTTAACGGGGTTATGGAACAGAAGAGCGTTAAAAGAGCATTTACGTGAAGATACTCGTTTTGCGGAACTTCACGGGGAAGAGCTTGCCGTTATCTATATAGATCTGGATCGATTTAAATTAATAAATGACTCCCTTGGCTACAATGCAGGTGATGATCTAATGAAACGAATTGCCGATCGTCTAAATACGGTCGCTATTCGTAATAGTCGAGTTTATCGACATAGTGGGGATGAATTTGTCTTTGTTGTTCGAAAAGCAGATCGTTTATTAGCGGAACAATTTGTGAAAGTTGTCTTAGATGAATTAAATAAACCATTTTATATTGAACACCAAGAATATTTTATCTCTGCTTCTGCAGGTATTTCTCTATTCCCGACAGACGGGAAAGAAATGGATGTTTTATTGAAAAAGGCAGATCAAGCATTATTTTATGTAAAAGACAGAGGTCGTGCACATTTCCGCTTTTTCCGAGAAGAGATGAATCATTCCTTCCCTAATGAAGCATTAATGGAATCACATCTACGTCGTGCTATTGAGATGGACGAGTTATATATTCACTACCAGCCACAAGTAAACTTGAAAACAGGACAGATCAACTCATTTGAGGCATTACTTCGTTGGGATAATAAAACATTTGGGTTCGTGCCCCCGTCCCAATTTATACCCATTGCAGAAGAGTCAGGTCTCATTTTGCAGCTTGGAGATTGGGTGCTGGAAAAAGTATGTCACCAATTGCAAGAGTGGCAACAAAAAGGGTACCACCATATGCGAATTGCGGTGAATATTTCGCCGAAGCAATTTAAACAAGAGACGTTCTCGTTTTATGTAGAATCTCTCTTAGCGCAATATCAAGTTTCACCAGAAGCGTTAGAAGTAGAAATCACGGAGTCCGCCATGACGAACATGAGGGAAACACTCACTGTGTTAAATAGCCTTAAGAAAATTGGCGTCGTGATCTCCATAGATGATTTTGGAACCGGGTATTCTTCACTTAGTTACTTGAAGCGCTACCCGATTGATATTATTAAAATCGATCAATCGTTCATCCGTGGAATTGAAACGGATGAAAAAAATGCCGCTATTGCAAAAACCATTATCCAACTTGCTCAAAATTTAGGGATGGAAGTAATTGCAGAAGGTGTTGAGAAGTTACTGCAAGTCGATATCTTAAAAGAAGCGAACTGTCATAAAGCGCAAGGCTATTATTTCAGTCAACCTGTTTCGATGAATGAAGTTATTGCTCGATATTTTGCCTAA
- a CDS encoding NAD(P)-dependent oxidoreductase — protein sequence MTKQWKIGFVGTGVMGKSIVKHLHKEGHDITIYTRTKEKANDLLDLGIAWANTPGEAAKNAELVFTMVGYPKDVEEVYYGETGIFANLGADSIVVDLTTSTPTLASQLFDDAKKKGISSLDAPVSGGDIGAQNGTLSIMVGGEKEVFETIYPLFELFGSTIVYQGKAGSGQHTKMANQIGITGTMIAACEAITYAKAAGLDSETVLSSITGGAAGSWTLSNLAPRMLKEDFAPGFFMKHFIKDMRIALEEAAKMELRLPGLQMVYNMYLELAEQGLENEGTQSFIKYYQS from the coding sequence ATGACAAAACAATGGAAAATCGGATTTGTTGGAACAGGTGTCATGGGAAAAAGTATCGTCAAGCATTTACATAAAGAAGGACATGATATCACCATTTATACACGTACAAAAGAGAAGGCAAATGACTTATTAGATTTAGGAATTGCATGGGCAAACACACCTGGAGAAGCTGCAAAAAACGCAGAACTTGTTTTCACGATGGTAGGGTACCCAAAGGATGTTGAAGAAGTATATTACGGTGAAACAGGTATTTTTGCCAATTTAGGAGCAGATTCGATTGTCGTGGATTTAACTACTTCAACCCCAACACTTGCTAGTCAATTATTTGATGATGCGAAGAAAAAAGGAATTTCTTCTCTTGATGCACCCGTTTCCGGTGGAGACATTGGAGCACAAAATGGAACGTTATCTATCATGGTCGGTGGAGAGAAAGAAGTATTTGAAACGATTTATCCGTTATTTGAATTATTTGGTTCTACAATTGTGTATCAAGGAAAAGCAGGTTCTGGACAACACACAAAAATGGCAAACCAAATTGGCATTACAGGAACCATGATTGCAGCATGCGAAGCAATTACGTATGCAAAAGCTGCTGGTTTAGATTCCGAAACGGTCCTCTCCTCCATAACTGGTGGAGCGGCAGGTTCTTGGACTCTATCTAATTTAGCACCACGCATGTTAAAAGAAGATTTCGCTCCAGGATTTTTTATGAAGCATTTTATTAAAGATATGAGAATAGCATTAGAAGAAGCCGCAAAAATGGAGTTGAGATTACCAGGACTTCAAATGGTATACAACATGTATTTAGAGTTGGCAGAACAAGGATTGGAAAACGAAGGAACACAAAGTTTCATTAAATATTATCAATCGTAA
- a CDS encoding LysR family transcriptional regulator → MSTNEFELLKVLAEEKNMRKAAERLFLSQPALSQRLQSLEKEWGASLFIRSQKGLTPTPAGELVIEFAVKSLKEREDIHEQLNSLVSKVHGTLKIACASIVGQNWLPIVLKDFITAYPEAKISLITGWSSEIVKALYEGEAHVGIVRGHTDWKGTKIPLFKDTLYLVDKELSSMEEVLQTDRPFIQFKSDSNYYQEIQAWWQRRFASSPKRQIVVDQIETCKQMALNGIGYAILPSITLSGMEEVNKIPLNKESEPLELARETWLIGYDSSFELGQVQAFVDIVKKHSARLK, encoded by the coding sequence ATGAGTACGAATGAATTCGAGTTGTTAAAGGTGTTAGCGGAAGAAAAGAATATGCGAAAAGCTGCGGAACGGTTATTTCTTTCTCAACCTGCGTTATCTCAACGACTTCAGAGCTTGGAGAAAGAATGGGGAGCTTCTCTTTTTATTCGTTCTCAAAAAGGATTGACTCCCACGCCAGCTGGTGAATTGGTTATTGAGTTTGCGGTGAAAAGTTTAAAAGAAAGAGAAGATATACATGAACAATTAAATTCACTCGTGTCAAAAGTACATGGGACACTGAAGATAGCTTGTGCGAGTATAGTTGGTCAAAACTGGTTACCAATTGTCTTAAAGGATTTTATCACTGCGTATCCAGAAGCGAAAATTTCACTAATTACTGGATGGAGTTCAGAAATTGTGAAAGCATTGTATGAAGGTGAAGCACATGTGGGAATCGTAAGAGGCCATACCGACTGGAAAGGAACGAAAATTCCCCTTTTTAAGGATACGCTTTATTTAGTAGATAAAGAGTTATCTAGTATGGAAGAAGTTCTGCAAACAGATCGGCCATTCATACAATTTAAAAGTGATTCTAATTATTATCAAGAAATTCAAGCTTGGTGGCAGCGTCGTTTTGCCTCAAGTCCTAAAAGGCAAATAGTGGTCGATCAAATTGAAACGTGTAAGCAAATGGCACTAAACGGAATTGGATATGCGATTTTACCGTCTATTACACTGAGTGGGATGGAAGAAGTAAATAAGATTCCGTTGAATAAAGAATCAGAACCGCTAGAGTTAGCTCGCGAAACATGGCTGATCGGCTATGACTCTTCCTTTGAACTAGGGCAGGTGCAAGCGTTCGTCGATATTGTAAAAAAACACTCAGCAAGGTTAAAATAA
- a CDS encoding aspartyl-phosphate phosphatase Spo0E family protein: MSEILLSKVEQTREEMIESANTRGINDEETIRLSEKLDALLNKYQFEGTFSSSNMSKS; encoded by the coding sequence ATGTCTGAAATTCTATTGTCAAAAGTAGAACAAACTAGAGAAGAAATGATCGAGTCTGCAAATACTAGAGGTATCAATGATGAAGAAACGATTCGACTGAGTGAAAAATTAGATGCCTTATTAAATAAATACCAATTTGAAGGAACTTTTTCTTCCTCTAACATGTCTAAAAGCTAA
- the cbpB gene encoding cyclic-di-AMP-binding protein CbpB, translating to MISVTSKDFFDTLIADFIVSSEKVAHVQLGNNAEHALLVLTKTGYSAVPVLDMKFRLQGLVSTQMITDSILGMDHIEYERLPDIKVDDVMDLQVPTIHQGENFQRAMDLLINHNFLCVVDDEHTFVGILTRRVIMKQLKKYLYQPH from the coding sequence ATGATTTCAGTAACAAGCAAGGATTTTTTTGACACTCTCATTGCAGACTTTATCGTCTCTTCAGAGAAAGTCGCTCATGTTCAGTTAGGAAATAATGCAGAGCATGCATTACTTGTGTTAACGAAAACGGGGTATTCTGCTGTGCCTGTGCTAGATATGAAATTTCGCTTACAAGGTCTTGTGAGTACACAAATGATTACGGACTCCATATTAGGAATGGATCATATCGAATACGAACGACTTCCAGATATAAAAGTGGATGATGTAATGGATTTACAAGTACCTACGATTCATCAAGGAGAAAATTTTCAGCGAGCAATGGATTTGTTAATCAACCATAACTTTCTTTGTGTGGTAGATGATGAGCATACTTTCGTCGGTATTTTAACTAGACGTGTCATTATGAAGCAATTAAAAAAATATTTATATCAGCCACATTAA
- a CDS encoding YkyB family protein — MITGPTNNDLATAIYTINRHAKTAPDNRYLYELKRLAVEKMIGTGRAKKMGMHFVKNPKLSRQQSAVLVKCGDYFFHLLPKKEDFQQLPHLGKLDDHYRNPKQHMSLSTAKKLLSTYTGYHNPISPKHTSSKKKPMSFTSNYLDR; from the coding sequence ATGATTACAGGCCCAACAAACAACGATCTTGCCACAGCCATTTACACGATAAACCGACATGCCAAAACAGCACCGGATAACCGCTATTTATATGAACTGAAACGGTTAGCAGTCGAAAAAATGATTGGGACTGGTAGAGCAAAAAAAATGGGAATGCATTTTGTTAAAAATCCAAAACTAAGTAGACAACAGTCTGCTGTATTGGTTAAATGTGGCGATTATTTCTTTCATTTATTACCGAAAAAAGAAGATTTTCAACAACTACCCCACCTTGGTAAATTAGATGACCATTACCGAAATCCAAAACAACATATGAGTTTAAGCACCGCAAAAAAATTATTAAGCACTTATACCGGGTATCATAACCCTATTTCTCCTAAACATACATCTTCTAAAAAAAAGCCGATGTCCTTTACAAGTAACTATTTAGATCGTTAA
- a CDS encoding AAA family ATPase, translating into MNTLQTFQHHLKQTIVGREKEFDLMTIALLQGGHVLLESVPGSGKTMMAKSFAAAFEGAFRRVQFTPDVLPSDVTGIHYFDPKSQSFVLRPGPVMSNILLADEINRATPRTQSSLLESMEEKQVTIDGETLKLPKPFMVLATQNPVESQQGTFPLPAAQLDRFMFRIGMNYPTFSEEVEIVRSFRIKPEENHVQSIVSQEEVQKWQEDVQKVEVHEDIETYVVKLVQETRQNPYIELGLSSRAAIALILAAQGAAFLHERNFVTPDDVKFVFPYLATHRILLTAEGMLLHTPEAIIQAILETVDAPVEASIS; encoded by the coding sequence ATGAACACACTTCAAACATTTCAACATCATTTAAAACAAACAATTGTTGGTAGAGAGAAAGAATTCGACTTGATGACCATTGCACTTTTGCAAGGGGGACATGTGTTATTAGAAAGTGTACCTGGTTCCGGTAAAACGATGATGGCTAAATCATTTGCAGCAGCTTTTGAAGGCGCATTTAGACGCGTTCAGTTTACTCCAGATGTTTTACCGTCCGATGTTACCGGTATTCATTATTTTGATCCTAAGAGTCAGTCGTTTGTACTTCGTCCAGGACCAGTGATGTCGAATATTTTACTGGCAGACGAGATTAATCGTGCTACGCCAAGAACACAATCAAGTTTGTTGGAATCGATGGAAGAAAAACAAGTCACCATTGATGGGGAAACGTTAAAGTTACCGAAACCATTTATGGTGCTTGCGACACAGAATCCTGTGGAATCCCAGCAAGGTACATTTCCATTACCAGCTGCTCAACTAGATCGCTTTATGTTCCGGATTGGGATGAATTATCCTACTTTTTCGGAAGAAGTAGAAATCGTTCGTTCATTCCGAATAAAACCAGAAGAAAATCACGTTCAATCCATTGTTTCCCAAGAAGAAGTGCAGAAATGGCAGGAGGATGTTCAAAAGGTAGAGGTTCACGAAGATATTGAAACCTATGTTGTGAAATTAGTGCAGGAAACACGTCAAAATCCTTACATAGAATTAGGTCTTAGTTCGCGTGCTGCTATTGCGCTAATCCTTGCAGCACAAGGAGCAGCTTTTTTACATGAGAGAAATTTCGTCACACCAGATGATGTGAAATTTGTGTTCCCTTATTTAGCGACACATCGCATTCTTTTAACAGCAGAGGGCATGCTACTTCATACTCCAGAAGCAATTATTCAAGCTATTTTAGAAACGGTCGATGCTCCTGTGGAGGCATCTATTTCGTGA